The DNA window GCGGCGAGGGCGGCCCGCGCCTCCCGTGCCGAGGTCACCGTGATCAGCACGGTCGACCCGGCGTCGTGCAGCGCCCGGACCACCGACGGATCGGGCACCCCGAAAGTGAAGCTCACCAGCGGAACCCGGTACGTCACCGCGAGCTCCACCTTCGCCGCGAAGTGGTCGTCGTCGTCCAGGCGCAGCGGGGGCAGGTCCACCCCGTACCGTTCGGCCTCGCTCGACAGCCGCCGCCGGTACGCCTCGATCGGCGCCGGGTCGGCGGGCGGTGGCGCCGGCACGAAGATGTTCAGCCCGTGCGCGATGGTCGCCACCGCGCGCAGCTCGCCCTCCACCGCGTCCGGCGTCTTGTACCCGGCGGCCAGGAACCCGAGCGCCCCGGCCCGGTCGGCCGCCGCGACGAGCGCGACGGTGCTGGGCCCACCCGCCATCGGCGCCACGATCACTTCCCGCATGCCGCGACCCTACAACCGCACGCCCGCACCAGCGTGCGCAGTCGAGGCACGCTCCACGCGGCGGAACACCCCTGCGTGTGGAGTTCGGGCGCGCTGCGCACCTCGACTCCACACGCGATCGGGTGGCCGGCCGGCGCCGGCTCAGGCTCGCACCGCCGCCGTGGCCGGGCCGCGGACCGCGCGCCGGGTGGTGCCGATCATCGCCGCGCCGGTGAGGACCAGCGCCACTGTCACCACCAGCAGATACGCGGCCGGTCCGGTCTCCGGCCACACCCGGTCGATCCGGGCCGCCCCGAACGGCAGGATGGTGAAGAGCGACGCGACCGACCCGGCCGCCACCCCGGTGACCGTGATCAGCAGCCCTTCCAGCGAGACCATCGTGAGCAGCTGCCCGCGGGTGGCGCCGGCCAGCCGGTGCTGCCCGAACTCGCGCCGCCGGTCCGTGGTGGCCGCGACAAGCGTGTTCACCAGCATCACCGCCACGAACAGCGCGATCATGCCGACCACCACGTAGTTCAGGGTCTGGATGTCCTGCGCGTACGCGGGCTGCGCCTGACCGGCCGACGCCTCGTCCTCGACCGCCTGCATGTAGACGGTGCCGGTGGCGATCCCGGTGAACACCACGACCGGCATCACGGCGGCGGCCAGCTGCCGGGCGCGGCTGCGGGCGGCCGTGACCGCGAGCTCTCCGGCGGCGCCGCCGAGGGCCCGCAGCGGGGCGCCGAGCACGGCGGCGGTCAGGCGCAGCAGTTCCGGGGCGAGCAGGGCCAGCCCGATCGACGCCCAGATCCCGGCCTGCCCGGCGGTCTGCATCGCGTCGATGCCCTTGCCGTCCATGAGGGTGGCGGTCAGCACCGCGCAGTTCGCGCCGGCCAGCAGGAACAGCGTGGCGCCGATTCGGCGCAGGCGAGGCCGGGGCGGTCGGGCGGCGGCGTTCCGTCCGCTACGGCGGGCCGCCGCGACCGCCGCGACGAGGCTGCCGAGCAGCGTGACGCCGAACCCGATGCCCAGCGCGACCGGGCCGAACGCCGCGTCGACCCCGGCGGCGACCTGGCCGGTGTCGCGGAGCAGGCCGACCAGGACCCGGCCGAGGAGCAGCCCGACCGGCATGGCCACCGTGGCGGCGAGCAGCGCCACGGCCACCGCCT is part of the Actinoplanes missouriensis 431 genome and encodes:
- a CDS encoding FtsX-like permease family protein codes for the protein MIAVALRNLRHRPGGFAATFLSAFLGAALLMGFGSLIDTADGADTAGAESLTTTASIGGGWCLVIVAFAVTSTLSLAARQRAGHVALLRRLGATGPQLRRMIIGEAVAVALLAATVAMPVGLLLGRVLVGLLRDTGQVAAGVDAAFGPVALGIGFGVTLLGSLVAAVAAARRSGRNAAARPPRPRLRRIGATLFLLAGANCAVLTATLMDGKGIDAMQTAGQAGIWASIGLALLAPELLRLTAAVLGAPLRALGGAAGELAVTAARSRARQLAAAVMPVVVFTGIATGTVYMQAVEDEASAGQAQPAYAQDIQTLNYVVVGMIALFVAVMLVNTLVAATTDRRREFGQHRLAGATRGQLLTMVSLEGLLITVTGVAAGSVASLFTILPFGAARIDRVWPETGPAAYLLVVTVALVLTGAAMIGTTRRAVRGPATAAVRA